A part of Hippea maritima DSM 10411 genomic DNA contains:
- a CDS encoding aminotransferase class I/II-fold pyridoxal phosphate-dependent enzyme has protein sequence MDLFDKCYNFKEAQEIRQLGLYPYFQPISSEQDTEVIINNRKILMLGSNSYLGLTVHPKVKKAAIDAIEKYGTGCAGSRFLNGTLDIHEELEERLAAFVNKGNALLFSTGFQANLGAIAGLVGKGEYVILDKSDHASIVDGSRLSYGEVKRFVHNDMNSLKKVLESIDKDAGKLIVVDGVYSMDGDIANLPEMVKLKKQYNARLMVDDAHSFGVLGKNGRGTANHFGLEDEVDIIMGTFSKSFASLGGFIAADKEVIDYLRHFARSVIFSASITPASTAAVLAALDIMENEPELIDKLWANTGRMRKGVVDMGYDIGTSCTPIIPLIVGDNGTVLKMRRMLFDEGLFVNPVLSPAVPPNKALIRLSLMATHTFEQIDFALDKLYKVGKALGVI, from the coding sequence ATGGATCTTTTTGATAAATGTTATAACTTTAAGGAAGCTCAAGAGATTAGACAGCTTGGTCTTTATCCTTACTTTCAACCCATCTCCTCAGAACAAGATACAGAAGTTATAATAAACAACAGAAAAATATTGATGCTTGGTTCCAATAGCTACCTTGGCCTTACCGTGCACCCTAAGGTTAAAAAGGCTGCGATTGATGCCATAGAAAAATACGGCACGGGTTGTGCTGGCTCAAGGTTTTTAAATGGAACATTGGACATACACGAAGAGCTTGAAGAGAGGCTTGCGGCCTTTGTGAATAAAGGGAATGCATTGCTGTTCAGTACGGGCTTTCAGGCCAATCTTGGTGCGATAGCTGGCTTGGTTGGTAAAGGCGAGTATGTAATATTGGACAAATCAGACCATGCAAGTATTGTGGATGGCTCAAGGCTTTCCTATGGAGAGGTGAAAAGGTTTGTCCACAACGATATGAACTCACTTAAGAAGGTTTTAGAGTCGATTGATAAAGATGCAGGCAAACTCATCGTTGTTGATGGTGTATATAGCATGGATGGCGATATAGCTAACCTGCCAGAAATGGTTAAGCTAAAGAAGCAATATAACGCTCGATTGATGGTTGATGATGCCCATTCTTTTGGTGTCTTAGGCAAAAACGGACGGGGTACGGCTAATCACTTTGGCCTTGAGGATGAAGTTGATATAATAATGGGCACATTTAGCAAATCGTTTGCCTCTTTAGGCGGTTTTATAGCTGCAGATAAAGAGGTTATAGACTACTTAAGGCATTTTGCAAGGAGTGTTATTTTCTCAGCAAGTATTACACCAGCATCTACAGCGGCCGTTTTAGCTGCGTTGGATATAATGGAAAATGAGCCTGAGTTGATAGATAAGCTGTGGGCAAATACCGGGAGAATGAGAAAAGGCGTGGTGGATATGGGTTATGATATAGGCACAAGTTGCACGCCCATAATTCCGCTGATAGTTGGCGATAACGGAACTGTTTTAAAGATGAGAAGAATGTTGTTTGATGAAGGACTTTTTGTTAATCCTGTTCTATCTCCTGCCGTTCCGCCAAATAAGGCACTCATTAGATTGAGTTTGATGGCTACACATACGTTTGAGCAGATAGATTTTGCCTTAGATAAACTCTACAAGGTGGGTAAAGCCCTTGGGGTTATATGA